The following are from one region of the Natronosporangium hydrolyticum genome:
- the rsmG gene encoding 16S rRNA (guanine(527)-N(7))-methyltransferase RsmG — translation MTASDQQPGAADASPSAATPTNGAEDELAVELTGSERAAAEALFGAQLPLAEQYAWLLATDGVLRGLIGPREAPRLWQRHLLNCAAVAERVPGGATVLDVGTGAGLPGLVLAVARPDLTVTLVDSMARRTAFLTEVVGALDLGSRVRVVRARAEECVGELPLADVVLSRAVAQLDQLAAWCLPLTAVGGVVVAMKGDSAESELETHREAVRGHGGGPPAIHRCGEGLLTQPATVVEFVRERVVTTVPSGPRRGRAESATQARVKGGEGRGRGAARRRPLR, via the coding sequence ATGACCGCTTCTGATCAGCAGCCGGGAGCCGCCGACGCTTCGCCGTCGGCGGCCACCCCGACCAACGGAGCCGAGGATGAGCTGGCCGTCGAGCTGACCGGCTCGGAGCGGGCCGCCGCCGAGGCGCTCTTCGGCGCGCAGTTGCCGCTGGCCGAGCAGTACGCCTGGCTACTGGCGACCGACGGCGTACTGCGAGGGTTGATCGGGCCGCGGGAGGCGCCCCGACTCTGGCAGCGCCACCTGCTCAACTGCGCCGCGGTCGCGGAGCGGGTGCCGGGCGGAGCCACCGTCCTCGATGTCGGTACGGGCGCCGGGCTACCCGGCCTGGTGCTGGCGGTCGCCCGACCCGATTTGACAGTGACGCTTGTCGATTCTATGGCGCGCCGGACGGCGTTCCTGACCGAGGTGGTCGGGGCCCTCGATCTGGGCTCCCGGGTTCGGGTGGTGCGAGCCCGGGCGGAGGAGTGCGTCGGCGAACTACCCCTCGCCGATGTGGTGCTCTCCCGCGCGGTGGCGCAGCTGGATCAGCTCGCAGCCTGGTGCCTACCGCTCACGGCGGTCGGCGGTGTGGTCGTCGCGATGAAGGGTGACTCCGCGGAGTCAGAGCTCGAGACCCATCGGGAGGCTGTTCGCGGTCACGGCGGGGGCCCTCCGGCGATCCACCGGTGCGGCGAGGGTCTGCTCACACAACCCGCCACTGTGGTGGAGTTTGTCCGGGAGCGGGTAGTGACGACCGTCCCCAGCGGGCCGCGTCGCGGA
- a CDS encoding protein jag, which translates to MTARSVDDSRPDETEPVPPSAEEAAAAAATEEDEEPGEPEPASEDELFAQSEIAADYVEGLLDVLDLDGDIDELVANGRPMVEVVGGQLQTLVGQRGATLEALQDLARLAVYRRTGEPSRLMLDIGGYRNSRRNELAAVARNAIERVHEHGQPVRLEPMSAFERKCVHDVINATDGVASESQGEEPNRRIVVRAE; encoded by the coding sequence ATGACCGCTCGCTCGGTGGACGACTCGCGCCCCGACGAGACCGAGCCGGTCCCGCCGTCGGCGGAGGAGGCAGCGGCGGCTGCGGCGACCGAGGAGGACGAGGAGCCCGGCGAGCCGGAGCCCGCCAGCGAGGACGAACTTTTCGCGCAGAGCGAGATAGCCGCGGACTACGTCGAGGGCCTGCTGGACGTGCTGGACCTCGACGGGGACATTGATGAGCTGGTCGCGAACGGGCGCCCGATGGTCGAGGTCGTCGGCGGCCAGTTGCAGACCCTGGTCGGCCAGCGCGGGGCCACCCTGGAGGCGCTCCAGGACCTGGCGCGCCTGGCGGTGTACCGGCGTACCGGTGAGCCGAGTCGACTGATGCTGGACATCGGTGGCTACCGCAACAGTCGGCGCAACGAACTCGCTGCGGTGGCCCGTAACGCCATCGAACGGGTTCACGAGCACGGCCAGCCGGTGCGGCTGGAACCGATGTCGGCGTTCGAACGCAAGTGTGTCCACGACGTGATCAACGCGACCGATGGCGTCGCGAGCGAGTCGCAGGGCGAAGAGCCGAACCGCCGGATCGTGGTCCGCGCGGAGTGA